One region of Sulfuriroseicoccus oceanibius genomic DNA includes:
- a CDS encoding DUF6966 domain-containing protein produces MSESKTVEATLMRLIHLLEKAKEDNWVIYFGNALERLQQGNTEKAKQVIRRAYGGMCSFNDLGLNFITDKEYEEVLKLRNELWELSKPTSLIKKIFG; encoded by the coding sequence ATGAGCGAATCAAAAACAGTCGAAGCCACGCTTATGCGTCTCATTCACTTGCTTGAAAAAGCAAAAGAAGACAACTGGGTCATCTACTTTGGAAACGCATTGGAACGGCTCCAGCAAGGCAACACTGAAAAAGCAAAACAAGTAATCCGCAGAGCCTATGGCGGGATGTGCAGTTTCAACGATCTAGGTTTGAACTTCATCACCGACAAAGAATATGAAGAAGTACTGAAACTAAGAAACGAACTTTGGGAATTGAGTAAACCAACCAGCCTGATAAAGAAAATATTTGGCTGA
- a CDS encoding cation-translocating P-type ATPase encodes MSAEESSAVGQACHAWHAWHALARDAVLEALEAREDGLSEDEAGRRLALYGPNRLPECQPTPLWRIGLRQFCSPLIYILLIAAVVSVVIGDVKDAGFIAAVLGINAVIGSYQEWRAEQSSHALRKLLRIRAAVVRDGEVREVPADAVVPGDVVWLESGNRVPADLRLLSAHGLEVDESLLTGESLPVAKDPEWCGDESATVGDQLNMGFAGAIVTRGRAKGVVVATASATHVGQLAMDVAVATGGKPPLLKRMERFTNAIAGGTLTLATLIGLLGVTLGNYDASEMFLFVVALAVSAIPEGLPVAMTVALSIATTRMARRGVIVRRLTAVEGLGSCTLIATDKTGTLTVNELTVREVRGADGGVFTVTGEGIAPIGEVLASGEAVAVGSEPGLERLARACVLCNEADLHPRDGGWVGRGDAVDVALLSFGHKLGWLREATLDRFPQVNEIPFEAEHQFAATVNRGESGLRVFVKGAPERVLAMCGGEIAGLEQEALEMAGRGLRVLALAEGGADVGAESGDAPAVPSGLSFLGFVGMLDPLRPGARDAVAACHESGVEITMVTGDHRVTALAIARDLGLADDEAQVVTGPELVGLESEALADRVRDVRVFARVAPRQKLEIVEAARRNGHFVTVTGDGVNDAPALRAANIGVAMGKSGTDVAREAADLVISDDNFSTIVAGVEEGRIAYDNIRKVIYLLVSTGAAELVLMGLAIANGMPLPLLPVQILWLNLVTNGIQDVALAFERGEGDVLRRRPRPPGESVFNRLMIERTVVAGLVMGVIGFSAFDWMLSRGWADADARNALLLMMVLFENFHIGNCRSETRSAFGISPLRSPILLVGAVAAFLIHLAVMHLPIMQGVLGTAPVSAETWMAVTLLALVIVPAMELHKWSWWRRRAQ; translated from the coding sequence ATGAGTGCGGAAGAATCCAGTGCGGTTGGTCAGGCGTGCCATGCGTGGCATGCGTGGCATGCGCTGGCGCGTGATGCTGTGCTGGAGGCGTTGGAGGCTCGTGAGGATGGGTTGTCGGAAGACGAGGCCGGCCGGCGGTTGGCGCTCTATGGGCCGAACCGCTTGCCGGAGTGCCAGCCGACGCCGTTGTGGCGGATTGGGTTGCGGCAGTTTTGTAGTCCGCTGATCTACATCTTGCTGATAGCGGCGGTGGTGTCGGTGGTGATTGGGGATGTGAAGGATGCGGGGTTTATTGCTGCGGTATTGGGGATCAATGCGGTGATCGGGAGCTATCAGGAGTGGAGGGCGGAACAGAGTAGCCATGCGTTGCGCAAGTTATTGCGGATCCGGGCGGCGGTGGTGCGCGACGGCGAAGTGCGCGAAGTGCCGGCGGATGCGGTGGTGCCGGGCGATGTGGTGTGGCTGGAGTCGGGCAACCGGGTGCCGGCGGATCTGCGCTTGCTCAGCGCCCATGGATTGGAGGTGGATGAATCGTTACTGACAGGTGAATCGTTGCCGGTGGCAAAGGATCCGGAGTGGTGTGGCGACGAGTCGGCGACGGTGGGCGATCAATTGAACATGGGGTTCGCGGGAGCGATCGTGACCCGCGGGCGGGCGAAGGGCGTGGTGGTGGCGACGGCCAGTGCCACGCATGTCGGGCAGTTGGCGATGGATGTGGCGGTGGCCACGGGAGGGAAGCCGCCGTTGCTCAAGCGGATGGAGCGGTTTACCAATGCGATTGCGGGCGGGACGCTGACGCTTGCCACGCTGATCGGGTTGCTGGGTGTGACGCTGGGGAACTACGATGCGTCCGAGATGTTTTTGTTTGTGGTGGCGCTTGCGGTGTCGGCGATTCCCGAGGGGCTGCCGGTGGCGATGACGGTGGCGCTTTCCATTGCCACGACGCGGATGGCGAGGCGCGGGGTGATTGTGCGTCGGCTGACGGCGGTGGAGGGCTTGGGGAGCTGTACGTTGATCGCGACGGACAAGACGGGGACGCTGACGGTGAATGAATTGACGGTGCGTGAGGTGCGCGGGGCGGATGGTGGTGTGTTTACGGTGACGGGTGAGGGGATCGCGCCGATTGGCGAGGTGCTTGCGTCGGGCGAGGCGGTGGCGGTTGGGAGTGAGCCAGGGTTGGAGCGGTTGGCTCGGGCGTGTGTGCTGTGCAACGAGGCGGATCTGCACCCGCGGGATGGTGGCTGGGTGGGGCGCGGTGATGCGGTGGATGTGGCGTTGTTGTCGTTCGGTCACAAACTAGGTTGGCTGCGTGAGGCGACGTTGGACCGCTTCCCCCAGGTGAATGAGATCCCGTTCGAGGCGGAGCATCAGTTTGCCGCGACCGTGAACCGAGGGGAGAGCGGGTTGCGGGTCTTTGTCAAAGGGGCGCCGGAGCGTGTGCTGGCCATGTGTGGCGGGGAGATCGCCGGGCTTGAGCAGGAAGCTCTGGAGATGGCGGGGCGTGGCTTGCGGGTGCTGGCGCTGGCTGAGGGGGGAGCCGATGTGGGGGCGGAGTCGGGGGATGCGCCGGCGGTGCCATCTGGGCTGTCGTTTTTGGGGTTTGTGGGAATGCTTGATCCACTGCGGCCGGGGGCGCGGGACGCGGTGGCTGCGTGTCATGAGTCGGGGGTGGAGATCACGATGGTGACCGGGGATCACCGCGTGACAGCGCTGGCGATTGCGCGGGATCTGGGGTTGGCGGATGACGAAGCCCAGGTGGTAACGGGCCCCGAGTTGGTGGGGTTGGAGTCGGAGGCGCTGGCCGATCGTGTGCGGGACGTGCGCGTGTTCGCGAGGGTGGCGCCGCGGCAGAAATTGGAGATCGTCGAGGCAGCGCGGCGTAATGGTCATTTTGTAACCGTGACGGGAGACGGAGTGAACGACGCACCGGCTTTGCGTGCGGCGAATATCGGGGTGGCGATGGGGAAAAGCGGTACGGACGTGGCGCGGGAGGCTGCTGATTTGGTGATCAGTGACGATAACTTTTCAACCATTGTGGCCGGTGTGGAGGAGGGGCGGATCGCCTACGATAACATCCGCAAGGTAATCTACCTGCTGGTCTCCACTGGCGCGGCGGAGCTGGTTCTGATGGGGTTGGCGATTGCCAATGGAATGCCACTGCCGCTGCTGCCGGTGCAGATCCTGTGGTTGAACCTGGTGACCAATGGGATCCAGGATGTGGCGCTGGCATTTGAACGCGGGGAGGGTGATGTGTTGCGGCGTCGGCCAAGGCCTCCTGGGGAATCGGTGTTCAACCGATTGATGATCGAGCGGACGGTGGTGGCCGGGTTGGTGATGGGGGTGATTGGGTTTAGTGCGTTTGATTGGATGCTGAGTCGAGGTTGGGCTGACGCGGATGCGCGCAATGCGCTGTTGTTGATGATGGTGTTGTTTGAGAACTTTCACATTGGGAACTGTCGGTCGGAGACGCGCTCTGCATTTGGGATTTCTCCATTGCGCAGCCCGATTCTGCTGGTGGGCGCGGTTGCTGCGTTTTTGATCCATCTGGCGGTGATGCATTTGCCGATCATGCAGGGCGTGCTGGGGACGGCTCCGGTGTCTGCCGAAACGTGGATGGCGGTGACGTTACTGGCGTTGGTGATTGTGCCGGCGATGGAGCTTCACAAGTGGTCGTGGTGGAGGAGGAGAGCGCAGTAA
- a CDS encoding beta-N-acetylhexosaminidase family protein, whose translation MSRTSSLTVSLASVALCATALAGDPATDVWPKPQKAVTQQADIAANQLDPAQVKDFTALVGAFRAINARPSGKLGITTTVGDAATPILAKAKVKDTPGAYVLKVDGNGIQIAAADDTGIFYATQTLAQMIATDGKLSHCRVADWPDIPFRGSIEGFYGKPWEHARRLSQIEFYGKYKMNAYIYGPKDDPYSGFNSHLWREEYPADQAKQITELVEAAKKHHVNFIWALHPGSSIRWDDKDGDGTPDDIIVAQKKLEAMYDLGVRSFAVFFDDIGGEGARAEMQAKMLNQINRDFIKKKPDVTPLIMCPTSYSGSGANEYKTRLGAQLDQDIDIMWTGPGICADIPAPAVKEVSQHWQRKPFIWWNWPVNDYCRTNLLMGRTYGLDKENKDLLSGFASNPMDKPEASKLGLFSIADWAWNVDAFDSEQSWRAAFPRLFPSVAEEMFVFAKHNSDQGPSFHNYRREESVEIKPAVDKALANYRQNQQLSAEDAQVLLAEFAEITAAADKMITTLPQTDPALWHEIEFWVKSFKALGDAGTAAVKLASGKGGDGNAHLALFSVIANSKALQQDFYDAQKQRHFEETFASDKQWAKGCKVSTLVLTPLVDELFNAEWAKAAEKMGGKLAADNAAYQAFSNVDSMQNLQAERDGKYVNLARILEVVKLQPNDHIGLALPEGVFGNYIHIKLDNAAAADACKVEVSTNGDNWKPFNARKGGGELQNPLNVNDKIRFFRLVNSSDKPIEFRIEKFKFDVPAGAAANSVAATTDGDPTSFYTIDKPQTLTGPKAAKKAIVLSDAPASAIQQNGNQVTITPPSGGKVRIFEVVWQ comes from the coding sequence ATGTCACGCACCTCATCATTGACCGTTTCCCTGGCATCCGTCGCACTCTGCGCCACCGCACTGGCCGGTGACCCAGCTACCGACGTCTGGCCAAAACCACAAAAGGCCGTCACCCAGCAAGCCGATATCGCAGCCAACCAGCTCGACCCCGCACAAGTCAAAGACTTCACTGCTTTGGTCGGTGCCTTCAGGGCCATCAATGCACGTCCATCCGGCAAGCTCGGCATCACCACCACCGTTGGAGATGCCGCCACCCCCATCCTCGCCAAGGCCAAAGTCAAAGACACCCCGGGCGCCTACGTCCTGAAGGTGGATGGCAACGGCATCCAAATCGCCGCAGCCGACGACACCGGCATCTTCTACGCCACCCAGACCCTGGCGCAAATGATTGCCACCGACGGCAAACTCAGCCACTGCCGCGTGGCCGACTGGCCGGACATTCCATTCCGCGGGTCGATCGAAGGATTCTACGGCAAACCGTGGGAACACGCACGCCGCCTCAGCCAGATCGAGTTCTATGGGAAATACAAGATGAATGCCTACATCTACGGGCCAAAGGACGACCCGTATTCAGGCTTCAACTCCCACCTCTGGCGCGAAGAATACCCAGCCGACCAGGCCAAACAAATCACCGAACTGGTCGAAGCCGCGAAAAAACACCACGTCAACTTCATCTGGGCCCTCCACCCTGGCTCGTCCATCCGCTGGGATGACAAGGACGGCGACGGCACCCCGGACGACATCATCGTCGCCCAGAAGAAACTCGAGGCCATGTACGACCTCGGCGTGCGCTCGTTCGCGGTCTTCTTCGACGATATCGGCGGCGAAGGCGCACGCGCCGAAATGCAGGCCAAAATGCTCAACCAGATCAACCGCGACTTCATTAAAAAGAAGCCGGACGTCACTCCATTGATCATGTGCCCGACCAGCTACTCGGGCTCCGGCGCCAATGAATACAAAACCAGGCTCGGCGCACAGCTCGACCAGGACATCGACATCATGTGGACCGGCCCGGGCATCTGCGCGGACATCCCTGCCCCAGCGGTCAAAGAAGTGTCCCAACACTGGCAGCGCAAACCATTCATCTGGTGGAACTGGCCGGTCAACGATTACTGCCGCACCAACCTCCTGATGGGCCGCACCTACGGCCTCGACAAGGAAAACAAAGACCTGCTCTCAGGCTTCGCGTCCAACCCGATGGACAAGCCGGAGGCCTCGAAGCTCGGATTGTTCAGCATCGCCGACTGGGCGTGGAACGTCGACGCCTTCGACTCGGAGCAATCGTGGCGCGCCGCCTTCCCTCGTCTCTTCCCAAGCGTGGCGGAGGAAATGTTTGTCTTCGCCAAGCACAACTCTGATCAGGGCCCATCGTTCCACAACTACCGCCGCGAGGAGTCGGTGGAGATCAAGCCTGCCGTCGACAAAGCACTCGCCAACTACCGCCAGAACCAGCAACTCAGCGCGGAGGACGCGCAGGTTCTGCTCGCCGAGTTCGCGGAGATCACCGCGGCTGCCGATAAAATGATCACCACCCTGCCACAGACCGATCCCGCTCTCTGGCACGAGATCGAGTTCTGGGTCAAGTCGTTCAAAGCCCTCGGCGATGCCGGCACCGCTGCCGTCAAACTCGCCTCGGGCAAAGGAGGCGACGGCAATGCCCACCTGGCTTTGTTCTCAGTCATCGCCAATAGCAAAGCCCTGCAGCAGGACTTCTACGACGCCCAAAAACAACGCCACTTCGAAGAAACTTTCGCCAGTGACAAACAGTGGGCAAAAGGCTGCAAAGTCTCGACTCTCGTACTCACCCCATTGGTCGATGAACTCTTCAACGCGGAATGGGCCAAGGCCGCCGAGAAGATGGGCGGAAAACTCGCCGCAGACAACGCAGCCTACCAGGCATTCTCCAATGTCGATTCGATGCAGAACCTCCAGGCCGAACGCGACGGCAAGTACGTCAACCTCGCCCGCATCCTAGAGGTCGTGAAGCTCCAGCCGAACGACCACATCGGCCTGGCTCTTCCCGAAGGCGTCTTCGGCAACTACATCCACATCAAGCTCGACAACGCGGCCGCTGCCGATGCCTGCAAGGTGGAAGTTTCAACCAACGGAGACAACTGGAAGCCGTTCAACGCACGCAAGGGCGGTGGCGAACTGCAAAACCCACTCAACGTAAACGACAAGATCCGCTTCTTCCGACTCGTCAACAGCTCGGACAAGCCAATCGAGTTCCGCATTGAGAAGTTCAAGTTCGACGTCCCTGCCGGTGCCGCAGCCAACTCGGTTGCCGCCACCACCGACGGCGACCCAACCAGCTTCTACACCATCGACAAGCCACAAACCCTGACCGGACCAAAGGCCGCGAAAAAGGCCATCGTCCTCAGCGACGCCCCGGCCTCCGCCATCCAACAAAATGGCAACCAGGTGACCATCACCCCACCATCCGGAGGCAAAGTCCGCATCTTCGAAGTGGTCTGGCAGTAA
- a CDS encoding SLC13 family permease — translation MDFTTDQLIVIAVVIGCTISFIKEWLSTELTALLGTAILLALGILDISDWALGFSNPAPLTIACLFVVSVALERTGLIETLGDQFLHFAKGSEKRALLLIMTFPLLISAVMNNTPVVVVMMPVILAFCRSTSAKPSKLLIPLSYATILGGTCSMIGTSTNLVVDGMARDMGIDAFSLFSITPLGIIYGIVGGIYMWFFGRHLLPERETLSSLLTPEMRREFLVQVLVGEESPLVGRAITDLLSKELKGMNILEVRRRGVNVLLPLPDVELQQGDRLVLRTGRTGIQKLRDTSGTDLGWGSDLGLEPLEQREALLIEGMVGPDSDLAGRTLPELAFRQRFNSMILAIHRRGANITSHLETHPLQFGDTLLVEGTKEGINRLMAERGFVTLSEPKEQPFRRERAPVAIAAMVGFIGLGAFDVLPTLTLAFLAALTVVIGGCVTTRDAYEAIEWRIIFLIIGMLGVGSAMQSTGAAETIANGLAGGVSTLGLPSTIHPYVLLAVVYLLASMFTELVSNNAVGVLLTPIAINLAQASGYSAIPFIIAVMFGASASFTTPIGYQTNTYVYGAGGYLFKDFVKVGLPLNLLLWVVASITIPLLWGF, via the coding sequence ATGGATTTCACGACTGACCAACTCATCGTCATCGCCGTCGTCATCGGCTGCACGATTAGCTTTATCAAAGAATGGCTGTCCACAGAGCTCACCGCGCTGCTGGGCACGGCCATTTTGTTGGCTCTTGGAATCCTCGACATCTCCGACTGGGCGCTTGGGTTCTCCAACCCCGCACCTCTGACCATTGCCTGTTTGTTCGTGGTCAGCGTGGCGCTGGAGCGCACCGGCTTGATTGAAACGCTGGGCGATCAGTTCCTCCATTTTGCCAAAGGCAGTGAAAAGCGCGCCCTGCTACTGATCATGACGTTCCCGCTGCTAATCTCGGCAGTGATGAACAACACACCGGTGGTGGTGGTGATGATGCCAGTGATCCTCGCCTTCTGCCGTTCCACCTCCGCCAAGCCCTCCAAGCTGCTCATCCCGCTCTCGTACGCCACCATCCTCGGCGGTACGTGCTCAATGATCGGCACCTCCACCAACCTGGTGGTCGACGGAATGGCCCGCGACATGGGCATTGATGCCTTTTCGCTCTTTTCCATTACTCCGCTCGGCATCATCTACGGAATCGTGGGCGGAATCTACATGTGGTTCTTCGGCCGCCATTTGCTGCCGGAGCGCGAAACCCTCAGCTCATTGCTTACTCCGGAGATGCGCCGCGAATTCCTCGTGCAGGTTCTCGTAGGTGAAGAATCCCCACTCGTAGGCCGCGCCATCACCGATCTTCTCTCGAAAGAACTCAAGGGAATGAACATCCTCGAGGTCCGCCGCCGCGGGGTCAACGTCCTGCTCCCACTCCCAGACGTCGAACTCCAACAGGGCGACCGACTCGTTCTGCGCACCGGCCGCACCGGCATCCAGAAACTGCGCGACACCTCGGGCACCGACCTCGGCTGGGGCAGCGACCTCGGACTCGAACCGCTGGAACAACGTGAAGCCTTGCTCATCGAGGGCATGGTCGGCCCGGATTCCGACCTCGCCGGCCGCACACTGCCGGAACTTGCCTTCCGCCAGCGATTCAACTCGATGATCCTCGCCATCCACCGCCGCGGTGCCAACATCACCAGCCATCTGGAAACCCATCCGCTTCAGTTCGGCGATACCTTGCTCGTCGAAGGTACCAAAGAGGGCATCAATCGACTGATGGCCGAACGTGGGTTCGTCACCCTTTCCGAGCCCAAGGAGCAGCCCTTCCGCCGTGAGCGCGCACCGGTCGCCATTGCCGCCATGGTGGGCTTCATCGGCCTGGGCGCGTTCGACGTGCTGCCTACTCTCACCCTCGCCTTCCTCGCCGCACTGACCGTGGTCATCGGCGGCTGTGTCACCACCCGCGACGCCTACGAAGCCATCGAGTGGCGCATTATTTTCCTCATCATCGGCATGCTCGGAGTCGGCAGCGCCATGCAAAGCACCGGCGCGGCGGAAACCATCGCCAACGGCTTGGCTGGAGGCGTCTCGACCCTCGGACTTCCCTCAACCATCCACCCGTACGTGCTGTTGGCGGTCGTCTACCTGCTGGCCTCCATGTTCACCGAACTGGTCAGCAACAACGCCGTTGGGGTGCTCCTTACGCCAATTGCGATCAACCTTGCACAAGCCTCGGGCTACAGCGCCATTCCATTCATCATCGCGGTCATGTTCGGCGCCAGCGCGTCGTTCACCACCCCGATCGGCTACCAAACCAACACCTACGTCTATGGTGCCGGTGGGTACCTTTTCAAAGACTTCGTCAAAGTTGGTCTACCGCTCAACCTGTTGCTGTGGGTTGTAGCCAGCATCACCATCCCGCTGCTTTGGGGATTCTAG
- a CDS encoding SLC13 family permease, translating to MSFTPDQLIVLAVVVGCTVCFIKEWIATEITAMIGAAILLATGILNLDHFTAGFANPAPLTIACLFVVSIALERTGLIETLGDQFLRLAKGSQTRAFLLVMSFPLVISAFTNNTPVVVVMMPILVAFCRSTEAKPSKLLIPLSYAAILGGTCSMVGTSTNLVVDGMATDLGVEPFSLFSITPLGIVYSIIGVAYMWFFGRHLLPDRETLGSLLTPEMKREFLVQVEVGEDSPLIDRALSQLLAKQLKGMHVLEVRRRGVNVLAPLPDVELQPGDRLVLRTGRSGIEKLKSTEDTDLGWGSELGLEPMESREALMIEGMIGPDSPMAGRTLKQLRFRQRFNSLILAIHRRGTNITNQLESHPLQFGDTLLVEGTNEGIERLMNQRGFVTLSEPRQQKFRRKRAPIALAAMIGFVVLGALNVAPTLTLAFLAALVVVAGGCVTPTDAYDAIQWRIIFLIIGMLGIGSAMQSSGTAQTLAEGLTAGIDVFSLSPFWHPYVLLSLVYLMASVFAELISNNAVGALLTPIAVNLANAAGYDPIPFIVAIMFGASASFSTPIGYQTNTYVYGAGGYLFKDFIRVGLPLNIILWIVASVAIPLFWGF from the coding sequence ATGTCATTTACTCCCGACCAACTCATCGTTCTTGCCGTCGTGGTCGGGTGCACGGTTTGTTTCATCAAAGAATGGATCGCTACAGAAATCACCGCGATGATAGGCGCGGCAATCCTACTCGCCACCGGCATCCTGAACCTCGATCACTTCACCGCCGGCTTCGCCAACCCGGCCCCGCTGACGATCGCGTGTTTGTTTGTCGTCAGTATCGCACTTGAGCGCACCGGTCTGATCGAAACTCTCGGCGACCAATTCCTCCGCCTCGCCAAAGGCAGCCAGACCCGAGCGTTCCTGCTCGTCATGTCCTTTCCGCTGGTCATTTCAGCCTTCACCAACAACACACCGGTCGTCGTGGTCATGATGCCCATCCTCGTCGCCTTCTGCCGCTCAACCGAAGCCAAGCCATCCAAACTCCTCATCCCACTCTCTTACGCCGCGATCCTCGGAGGCACCTGCTCGATGGTCGGAACCTCCACCAACCTGGTCGTCGACGGCATGGCCACCGACTTGGGCGTCGAGCCCTTCTCGCTCTTTTCCATCACTCCGCTGGGAATTGTCTACAGCATCATCGGGGTCGCCTACATGTGGTTCTTTGGCCGCCATTTGCTCCCCGACCGCGAGACTCTCGGGTCGCTACTAACGCCAGAGATGAAACGAGAGTTCCTGGTGCAGGTCGAGGTGGGAGAAGACTCGCCTCTGATCGATCGAGCTCTATCCCAGCTTCTCGCAAAACAACTCAAAGGCATGCATGTGCTCGAAGTCCGCCGCCGCGGCGTCAACGTGCTCGCCCCACTCCCTGACGTCGAGCTCCAACCCGGTGACCGACTCGTTCTGCGCACTGGCCGCAGCGGCATCGAGAAACTCAAAAGCACCGAAGACACCGACCTCGGCTGGGGCAGCGAACTCGGCCTCGAACCCATGGAATCTCGCGAAGCCCTCATGATCGAAGGTATGATCGGCCCCGACTCACCCATGGCCGGCCGCACGTTGAAACAACTGCGCTTCCGCCAACGCTTCAATTCGCTCATCCTCGCCATCCACCGCCGCGGCACCAACATCACCAACCAACTCGAAAGCCATCCCTTGCAGTTCGGCGACACCTTGCTCGTCGAGGGCACCAACGAAGGGATCGAGCGTCTGATGAACCAACGCGGCTTCGTCACCCTTTCCGAGCCCCGCCAACAAAAGTTCCGCCGCAAGCGCGCCCCCATCGCCCTCGCCGCCATGATCGGCTTCGTCGTGCTCGGCGCGTTGAACGTCGCCCCCACGCTCACCCTCGCATTTCTGGCCGCACTCGTCGTCGTCGCCGGCGGCTGCGTCACCCCCACCGACGCCTACGATGCCATCCAATGGCGCATCATCTTCCTCATCATCGGTATGCTCGGCATCGGCAGTGCGATGCAATCCAGCGGCACCGCACAAACCCTCGCAGAAGGTCTCACCGCCGGCATCGATGTCTTCTCCCTCAGCCCATTCTGGCACCCCTACGTCCTGCTCTCTCTTGTCTACCTGATGGCTTCAGTCTTCGCCGAACTCATCAGTAACAACGCGGTCGGAGCCCTGCTCACCCCCATCGCCGTCAACCTGGCCAACGCCGCTGGCTACGATCCGATCCCCTTCATCGTCGCCATCATGTTCGGCGCCAGCGCATCCTTCTCCACTCCCATCGGCTACCAAACCAACACCTACGTCTACGGCGCCGGTGGTTACCTGTTCAAAGACTTCATTCGCGTCGGACTGCCGCTCAATATCATCCTCTGGATCGTCGCCAGTGTCGCCATTCCGTTGTTCTGGGGATTCTGA
- a CDS encoding globin gives MSEINVDNLVERLGEEKLRELSAAFYRRVKTDPILGKMYPDDDWDGAEERLADFLVMRFGGSTAYMEKRGHPRLRMRHAPFVIGAVERDQWLTLMGESMREVGIPQQEGVVMAQFFAQIADFMRNSPH, from the coding sequence ATGAGTGAGATCAATGTGGACAATCTGGTGGAGCGTCTGGGCGAAGAGAAACTTCGTGAGCTGAGTGCTGCGTTTTATCGTCGGGTGAAGACCGATCCTATATTGGGGAAGATGTATCCTGACGACGATTGGGACGGTGCTGAAGAACGGCTGGCAGACTTTCTGGTGATGCGCTTTGGCGGAAGCACGGCCTATATGGAGAAGCGTGGGCACCCGCGGTTGCGGATGCGTCATGCTCCGTTTGTGATTGGAGCGGTGGAGCGCGACCAGTGGCTGACGTTGATGGGTGAGTCGATGCGCGAGGTGGGGATCCCTCAGCAAGAAGGAGTGGTGATGGCGCAGTTCTTTGCGCAGATTGCGGATTTCATGCGCAATTCGCCGCATTGA